From Agrobacterium vitis:
TCGATCAATTCGTAGCGATAATCCAGACCGTGAGCGGCCCCTTCGCGCATATGCAAAGCGGGAGATTTGGAGAGCTGGATATCGGTACCGATCAGACCGACGTGAAGAATGGGTTTTTCTGTCATGGTTGCGTCCACTTGGTCGGCGTGGTGAAAGCTGTTGCCGGCCTGTTGCGTTGTCGCGGCGGCAATACCGCTCAGTGATGGGCGAGAATTTCGCCCAGGAAGGCGCGGGTGCGCTGATGCTGAGGATTGCGGAAGAACTCCTCCGGTGGGCCTTCCTCGACAATCTGCGCGGAGGCCATGAACACGACACGATCTGCAACCTGACGGGCAAAGCCCATTTCATGGGTGACACAGATCATCGTCATGCCGTCGCGGGCAAGACCGATCATCGTGTCCAGCACTTCCTTGACCATTTCCGGGTCAAGAGCCGAGGTGGGCTCATCAAACAACATCGCTTTCGGCTCCATGCAGAGCGCCCGGGCAATAGCGGCGCGCTGCTGCTGACCGCCTGAAAGCTGGGCGGGATATTTGTCCGCCTGGTCCAGAATGCGAACGCGATCCAGATATTTGCGAGCGACTTCTTCGGCCTGTGGCTTCTGAAGCCCCTTCACGCGCATTGGCGCAAGGGTGCAGTTTTCCAGGATCGTCATATGCGGAAACAGGTTGAAGCTCTGGAACACCATGCCAACCTCGCGGCGTACTGCGTCGATGGTGCGGCTCGCGCTGGTGAGCGTGGTGCCTTCGACGGTGATCTTGCCTTCCTGGATTTCCTCCAGATGGTTTATGCAGCGGATCAATGTCGATTTTCCGGAGCCGGACGGCCCGCAAAGGACGATTTTTTCGCCTTTGCGGACTGTCAGGTTGATGTCTTTCAGCGCGTGGTAGGCTCCATACCACTTTCCAACGCCTTCAAGTGCGATCAGTGGAACCTGTGCGGTGGATTGTTGCATGGAAGCCTCTCCATCACTTCGCGGTGAACGGGATGTCCGGAAGCGAATCCGGGAATGCCGGAACGTCGCGCTTCATCCACTTGGCGTAGATCTTTGCCAGTTGGCCATCAGCCTTGATCTTGTCGATGAAGCTGTTGATGCTTTCGTTCCAGTCCTTCTCGCCCGGACGCATCCCGGCGCCGTTATAGAGCGTGACAAGGTCGAATTTGGTTTCATACTTGCCTGCGGCGGCAGCGTTCAGGCGGTCGCCATAGAACTGGTTGCCGCCAACGGCCTCGACCTGACCTGACACCAGAGCCTGGATATTTGCCGCGTCATCGTCGAAACGCAGGATGCTGGCCTTGGTGCCTGCGCCAGCGGTGATGGCGGTATCCATGGCGCTGGATTTCGGCACGCCGACGGACACGCCGGTGAGATCGTCATAGCTGCCGATCTTCTTGTCCTTCGGTCCGTAGACCGACAAGACGTTGCCGGCATAAGGCTTCGAGAACTGGATGGTCTTGGCGCGGTCGGCGGTCATGCCCATGGTGGCAAACAGGATGTCGACCTTGCCGGTCATCAGGGCCGGAATGCGGTTTGCCACAGCCAGCGGCACGAATTCGGCCTTGACGCCGAGATAGTCCGCATAGGCCTTGCCGATATCGGCATCCAGACCGTCCTGCACGCCGCTGGAATTGACAAAGCCCCAAGGTGAATTGTCACCCTGAATGCCGATCACGACCTTGCCCTTGGCCTTGGCCTGTTCCAGCGTGCCGGCGAAGGCCGTGGCGGGGGCGACGAGCGGCAGGGCCGCCGCTGCCGCGATGAGGGCGAGCGCCGTGCGGCGCTTGATTGTCATTGTCCTGGATTTCATCATTTGCTCCTCCTTACAAAGCTGATGAGAGTGGTGCTTGGCACCAAACCTGGTGTTATCTCTTGCGGCGCTTCCCTTGGCTGAGTGCCTGTCTTCGGGAAAACCGGGTTCGTCTTGTGGACTGATAAACGTTAACGGGCGGCGGCTTGCAGCCGCCTTTCCTTTCTGGCGCCCCAGAGCGACAGCGGCCAGCAAATCAGGAAGTAGATGATGCCGACGATGGCAAAGACCGTCAGCGGCCGGAACGTCTGGTTGGAGACGATCTGCCCCGCCCGCGACAGTTCCACGAAGCCGACAATGGCGGCAAGCGAGGTGCCTTTTATCAATTGCACCAGAAAGCCGATGGTCGCAGGCAGGGAAATCTTGAAAGCCTGCGGCAGGACCACGTCTTTCATGATCGATCCGTAATGCAGGCCGAGCGCCTTGGCGGCTTCCGTCTGCCCCTTGGGAACGGCCTGAATACCACCCCGCCAGATGTCGCCCAGGAAGGCGCTGGCATGCAGCGTGAAGGCAATGGCGACAGCAATCCAGGCATCCACGTCCAGACCAAGCAAGGCCACGCCGTAATAGACGACGAAGAGCTGCATCAGCAGCGGCGTGCCCTGGAAGACAGCGATATAGCCAGCCGTTGCCTTGCGCAGGGTCGCGCTCTCGGCCACCCGGGCCAAAGCGACGCAAAGGCCGAAAAAGCCGCCGCCGACAAAGCCGATGGCGGTCAACGCCAGCGTCCATTTCAAGCCTTGCAGCAGGAAGAACAGTTCATTGGGTCCGATAGAAGCCATCGTCTCTTCCTCACTTTACCGGGTAACTGAAGAAAATGCGGGAAATGAGCGCGAAAGCCCCCATCATCAGCGAGGAAATCACCAGGTAAAGCAGGGTGATCGAGAAATAGACCTCGAAGGACCGGAATGTATCCGCTTCGATTTTCTGGGCAACCGAGGTCAATTCGTAAGCCGCAATGGACGTGCAGACCGATGTCGTCAGCGTCAGCATGATGAACTGGCTGGTCAGCGATGGATAGACGGCGCGCAAAGCTGGCTTGAGAATGATGTGGCGCAGGATTTGTGCTCGGTGCAGGCCGAGCGCAAGACCCGCTTCGACCTGCCCCTTGCCAATGGAATCCACCCCGCCGCGAATGATCTCGATGGCATAGGCGCCGCCGTTCAGGCCGAGCGCCACGATTGCCGTCACTGTCGGGTTGAGCCGGACGCCGATTTGCGGAAGGGCAAAGAAGATGAAGAAGATCTGGACGAGAAAAGGCGTATTGCGGATCAATTCGACAAAGCCGATCGTCGCGCCTCTGAGGATACGCGACGGCGACCGACGGGCAACAACCCCGAAAATGCCGATGACGGTGGCAATGGACATGCCTGCAATGGCAAGACCAATGGTTGCGAGGCATGCCAGGATCAATTCCGGCAAACGCTCGATCACAACCGAAAAGTCGAGAGTGTAACCCATTTTCCCTCCCAGGCATTGTCTAAGCCCTGACAGACAAGGCTTTTAAGCTCCCAATGCAAGCCGATAAGGCTGGCATGCTCCCTTTGTTTTCCGCGGGTCGTGGCGCTCTCTCCTCGCGCTCAACCTCTGTCGTTAATATGTTTGTACCAGTTAGTTCATACTGAGGCAATATGATTTGCAAAAGATCAATTGATGTTGATTCACTTAGTTTGGGTGTTTCAAGCGCGGGTAAGGGACTTTCCCCGTTTCATGTCCGGCCCCGTCTTCATTCTCCTGAATTGGAGGTAGCCAGACTTGGTTCTGCCAATATCTTTGCAGTAAAGATCGGCTGAGCGGGGAAATGGGGGGTACGACGGAGCATACCTCTCAGGCACCTCATGTAATATAGATATGCATCCAAAACATCGTGCATAAAAATGCTGTCTGCGCGATGTGTAATATTTGGATGCTTTCATGCGCGGGCATGTTTATGCGGTCATGAGATTTAATGCCCGGCGCTGTAGTCCAGATCGGCATGGACGCGCTTCGCGTCAGCGCGATTCGATATGCCAAACAACGGCCCAGGAACCGAGCAGGTTTCCCGGCTGGGTGCCGAACGTGAAGAAGCATTCGCCGCTTGCCTCTACGGGGCTTTTCACATCCTCAGCAGACAAATTGGCGGTGAGTGTCAGGACGTGTTCGCTGAGCGTCCAGCGCACAGTTGTCACGGGTCCCTGGCTGCTATGGCTGGCGACATGGCCGCGCATATTGCGCAGAAGAGGGGTGATTTTCTCTTTGCGCAGCGCCAGCAAGGCGCGGTAAAATTGCAAAACTTCGCCGTCTTGCTGGGCTGGTTCCCATGATAGTTTGGCGCTGTTGAATGTTGTCTGCGCTGTTGGGTCGGAGGCATCCTCGGCATCGAAGCCGGGCAGCCTGGACAGTTCCTTGCGTCGTCCCTGCCTTACCGCTTCATTCAGCTCTTCGTTGAAATCGCAGAAGAACGGAAATGGGGTCTTGGCGCCCCATTCCTCTCCCATGAACAGCATGGGTATCTGCGGGGCGAGCAGATAAACCGCAGCCAGCGCCTTCATCGCCTCTGATGGTTGGGATGCCGCCATCCTGTCGCCCATGGCGCGATTACCGATCTGGTCATGGTTTTGGATGAAGGAAATAAAGGCAGTGGGTGGCAGATGGGCGCTCGGCATGCCTCTTTCCTTCCCACTATAGGGCATGTGCTCGCCTTGGTAGACAAAGCCCTCCGCCAGCGCCCGGCCCAGTTTCGAGGTGTCGTTTGCGTAATCCTGATAATAGCCGAAGCTTTCACCGGTGGCAGTGATGTGCAGGACATGGTGGATGTCGTCATTCCATTGCGCGGTGAAATGGAGGGGCGCACCATTTTCATCACGCTCGAGCAGGGCGGCATTGTTGTCTTCATTTTCAACGATCAGATGCACGGCCCGTCCGGGCGCGCAAGCGCGTGTCCGCCTGGCGATATCATGCAGTATATGGGGTTTGCGCTCGTCCTCTATGGCATGCACTGCGTCGAAACGCAGTCCGTCAACCCGAAACTCCTCCACCCAGTACATGGCATTGCGCACGACGAATTCACGCACGGCTTCCGACTGGTCGCCGTCGTAATTGACACCCGATCCCCAGGGCGTGATGTGCTTGTCGGTAAAGATTGGTGCATAGGCGGGAAGATAATTTCCGTCCGGGCCAAAGTGATTGTAGACCACATCGAGAAAGATGCAGAGGCCCCGCGCATGGGCCTCGTCCACCAGCCGCTTCAGATCTTCCGGCCGGCCATAGCTGCTATCGGGTGCATAGGGCAATACGCCGTCATAGCCCCAGTTCCACCGGCCTGGAAAGTCATTGATCGGCATGAGTTGCAGGGCGGTTACACCAAGGTTTTTCAAGTGGTCCAGCCGCTCGATCATCGCTGTAAATGTCCCAGCCGGCGTGAAGCTTCCCACGTGCAGTTCGTAGATGACGATGTCTTCCCAGGGCAGCCCTTGCCATTGGGTCTGCTGCCAGTCGTAGGCCGGGTCTATGACCTCGCTTGGCCCATGCACATCGTCAGGCTGGTAGCGTGAGGCGGGATCGGGAACAGCAAGACCATCTTCCAGGATGAAATTATAACGGCATCCGGCACCGACTTCTGGCACTTCGATGCTGTGCCAACCATTTTCACCGGCTGTCATGGGACGAGGCTCCTGGCCCTCGATCTTCAGCAGAACCTTTTCCTGAAGTGGTGCCCAGAGCCTGAAGATCGTGCCGTTGCCGGA
This genomic window contains:
- the treZ gene encoding malto-oligosyltrehalose trehalohydrolase, whose translation is MQDMTFGPVLSGNGTIFRLWAPLQEKVLLKIEGQEPRPMTAGENGWHSIEVPEVGAGCRYNFILEDGLAVPDPASRYQPDDVHGPSEVIDPAYDWQQTQWQGLPWEDIVIYELHVGSFTPAGTFTAMIERLDHLKNLGVTALQLMPINDFPGRWNWGYDGVLPYAPDSSYGRPEDLKRLVDEAHARGLCIFLDVVYNHFGPDGNYLPAYAPIFTDKHITPWGSGVNYDGDQSEAVREFVVRNAMYWVEEFRVDGLRFDAVHAIEDERKPHILHDIARRTRACAPGRAVHLIVENEDNNAALLERDENGAPLHFTAQWNDDIHHVLHITATGESFGYYQDYANDTSKLGRALAEGFVYQGEHMPYSGKERGMPSAHLPPTAFISFIQNHDQIGNRAMGDRMAASQPSEAMKALAAVYLLAPQIPMLFMGEEWGAKTPFPFFCDFNEELNEAVRQGRRKELSRLPGFDAEDASDPTAQTTFNSAKLSWEPAQQDGEVLQFYRALLALRKEKITPLLRNMRGHVASHSSQGPVTTVRWTLSEHVLTLTANLSAEDVKSPVEASGECFFTFGTQPGNLLGSWAVVWHIESR
- a CDS encoding transporter substrate-binding domain-containing protein, with the translated sequence MKSRTMTIKRRTALALIAAAAALPLVAPATAFAGTLEQAKAKGKVVIGIQGDNSPWGFVNSSGVQDGLDADIGKAYADYLGVKAEFVPLAVANRIPALMTGKVDILFATMGMTADRAKTIQFSKPYAGNVLSVYGPKDKKIGSYDDLTGVSVGVPKSSAMDTAITAGAGTKASILRFDDDAANIQALVSGQVEAVGGNQFYGDRLNAAAAGKYETKFDLVTLYNGAGMRPGEKDWNESINSFIDKIKADGQLAKIYAKWMKRDVPAFPDSLPDIPFTAK
- a CDS encoding amino acid ABC transporter ATP-binding protein, translating into MQQSTAQVPLIALEGVGKWYGAYHALKDINLTVRKGEKIVLCGPSGSGKSTLIRCINHLEEIQEGKITVEGTTLTSASRTIDAVRREVGMVFQSFNLFPHMTILENCTLAPMRVKGLQKPQAEEVARKYLDRVRILDQADKYPAQLSGGQQQRAAIARALCMEPKAMLFDEPTSALDPEMVKEVLDTMIGLARDGMTMICVTHEMGFARQVADRVVFMASAQIVEEGPPEEFFRNPQHQRTRAFLGEILAHH
- a CDS encoding amino acid ABC transporter permease, whose amino-acid sequence is MGYTLDFSVVIERLPELILACLATIGLAIAGMSIATVIGIFGVVARRSPSRILRGATIGFVELIRNTPFLVQIFFIFFALPQIGVRLNPTVTAIVALGLNGGAYAIEIIRGGVDSIGKGQVEAGLALGLHRAQILRHIILKPALRAVYPSLTSQFIMLTLTTSVCTSIAAYELTSVAQKIEADTFRSFEVYFSITLLYLVISSLMMGAFALISRIFFSYPVK
- a CDS encoding amino acid ABC transporter permease — encoded protein: MASIGPNELFFLLQGLKWTLALTAIGFVGGGFFGLCVALARVAESATLRKATAGYIAVFQGTPLLMQLFVVYYGVALLGLDVDAWIAVAIAFTLHASAFLGDIWRGGIQAVPKGQTEAAKALGLHYGSIMKDVVLPQAFKISLPATIGFLVQLIKGTSLAAIVGFVELSRAGQIVSNQTFRPLTVFAIVGIIYFLICWPLSLWGARKERRLQAAAR